One Erythrobacter sp. SDW2 genomic region harbors:
- a CDS encoding SufD family Fe-S cluster assembly protein: protein MPDAAVLPSRRDEAWRYADIGALERLGVDALGQWKDITLAAGEARAHCMVVGSDSPELHRVRLTLGEGARAEMFTVIAGNESCRVEVEVMLAKGAHFEFGGVTIGGGEATREFVTQVVHAEPEATSSQTIRSVHWGHGTGNFLGEIKVARDAQKTDAAQDFKGLLLEKGASANAVPQLEIFADDVKCAHGATVGHLDEAARFYMAARGLPPQVAKRLLVQAFIADALVAIGDDGEQERLLDAALDALGDAV, encoded by the coding sequence ATGCCTGACGCAGCGGTCTTGCCCTCCCGTCGTGACGAGGCCTGGCGATATGCCGATATCGGCGCGCTGGAGCGGCTCGGCGTGGACGCGCTTGGGCAGTGGAAGGACATTACTCTCGCAGCCGGGGAAGCCCGTGCGCACTGCATGGTGGTCGGTAGCGACAGCCCGGAACTGCACCGCGTCCGCCTGACGCTCGGCGAGGGCGCGCGAGCGGAGATGTTCACTGTCATTGCAGGTAACGAGTCTTGCCGGGTGGAAGTGGAAGTGATGCTCGCCAAGGGCGCGCATTTCGAATTCGGCGGGGTAACAATTGGCGGCGGTGAGGCGACCCGCGAATTCGTGACGCAGGTCGTCCATGCCGAGCCTGAGGCCACTTCCAGCCAGACCATTCGCAGCGTCCATTGGGGACATGGCACCGGCAATTTCCTCGGTGAGATCAAGGTCGCCCGCGACGCCCAGAAGACCGACGCGGCGCAGGACTTCAAGGGCCTGCTGCTGGAAAAGGGTGCGAGCGCAAACGCCGTGCCGCAGCTGGAGATTTTTGCCGATGATGTGAAGTGCGCCCACGGGGCGACTGTGGGCCACCTGGACGAAGCGGCACGCTTCTACATGGCCGCGCGCGGGCTGCCGCCGCAGGTGGCCAAGCGGCTGCTGGTGCAGGCCTTTATCGCCGATGCGCTGGTGGCGATTGGCGACGATGGCGAACAGGAGCGCCTGCTAGACGCCGCGCTCGATGCGCTGGGGGACGCGGTGTGA
- the sufC gene encoding Fe-S cluster assembly ATPase SufC, with protein MLRIENLHATVGEGENAKPILKGLTLEVAAGEVHAIMGPNGAGKSTLAYVLGGRPGYEVTGGSVSFNGQDLLAMDPHERAAAGLFLGFQYPVEIPGVSNVQFLREALNAQRKARGEEPLSGGEFLKLAKDKAALLKLDMDMLKRHVNVGFSGGEKKRAEMVQMGILDPQFAVLDETDSGLDIDALRVVGEGINAIMRSPDKGVLLITHYQRLLDVVKPDKVSVLAGGRIIQTGGPELALRLENEGYDAVMADA; from the coding sequence ATGCTCAGGATTGAGAACCTCCACGCCACAGTTGGTGAGGGCGAGAATGCCAAGCCGATCCTCAAGGGCCTGACCCTGGAGGTCGCGGCGGGCGAAGTGCACGCCATCATGGGCCCCAACGGCGCGGGCAAGTCGACGCTCGCCTATGTGCTGGGTGGACGGCCCGGGTATGAAGTGACGGGTGGCAGCGTGTCCTTCAACGGTCAGGATCTGCTGGCGATGGACCCGCATGAGCGGGCCGCGGCGGGCCTGTTCCTCGGCTTCCAGTACCCGGTCGAAATCCCGGGCGTATCCAACGTCCAGTTCCTGCGCGAGGCATTGAACGCCCAGCGCAAGGCGCGGGGGGAAGAACCGCTGTCGGGCGGCGAATTCCTCAAGCTGGCCAAGGACAAGGCCGCGCTGCTCAAACTCGACATGGACATGCTCAAGCGGCACGTGAACGTCGGCTTTTCGGGCGGCGAGAAGAAGCGTGCCGAGATGGTCCAGATGGGCATCCTCGATCCGCAGTTTGCGGTGCTCGACGAGACCGACAGCGGCCTCGACATCGACGCGCTGCGCGTGGTGGGCGAGGGCATCAATGCGATCATGCGTTCGCCCGACAAGGGCGTGCTGCTGATCACCCACTACCAGCGCCTGCTCGACGTGGTGAAGCCGGACAAGGTCTCGGTGCTGGCCGGCGGCCGCATCATCCAGACCGGCGGGCCGGAACTGGCCCTGCGGCTGGAGAACGAAGGCTATGACGCGGTGATGGCTGATGCCTGA